A genomic window from Bubalus bubalis isolate 160015118507 breed Murrah chromosome 11, NDDB_SH_1, whole genome shotgun sequence includes:
- the LOC102410881 gene encoding uncharacterized protein LOC102410881 isoform X2 translates to MALLEPTGHAARSFHTKVQLKRVPIAEEKKKRDRWSRDLTQRAGFSSPASYKLQQRAQSSRSQGVHLLRNTPGSKAPLTGPQTLGPSDHRIWHSRGFQEQHRLSGLCTELSLTALSGHHSYPLLGQPETMKKLAWGNTVNKGTTYLWDLMTYSYNRRKTRLYVERTRTESGSCLTKANPLCDLREVDT, encoded by the exons ATGGCTTTGCTGGAACCAACAGGCCACGCGGCTCGTTCCTTTCACACCAAG GTGCAACTAAAAAGGGTGCCGATTgcggaagaaaagaaaaaaagagacagatggTCCAGGGACCTTACCCAGAGAGCAGGCTTTTCTTCACCAGCAAGCTATAAACTACAGCAAAGAGCACAGAGCTCCAGGTCCCAGGGAGTGCATCTGCTGAGAAACACTCCAGGAAGCAAAGCACCCTTGACAGGACCTCAAACTCTGGGTCCCAGTGACCATAGAATATGGCATTCAAGAGGCTTCCAGGAACAGCATCGGCTCTCTGGACTCTGCACCGAGTTATCCCTCACTGCCCTGAGTGGTCATCATTCGTATCCTCTTCTGGGACAACCTGAGACCATGAAGAAGCTTGCATGGGGGAATACTGTG AATAAAGGGACTACCTACCTCTGGGACCTCATGACCTACAGTTACAACAGAAGAAAGACAAGGCTGTATGTAGAAAGAACCAGGACTGAGTCTGGATCCTGCCTAACTAAAGCCAATCCACTGTGTGATCTTAGGGAAGTTGACACTTAG
- the LOC102410881 gene encoding uncharacterized protein LOC102410881 isoform X1, with amino-acid sequence MFGNPSGLPGKSVCDAGGGHKSLSSTKKTLVLDTVQLKRVPIAEEKKKRDRWSRDLTQRAGFSSPASYKLQQRAQSSRSQGVHLLRNTPGSKAPLTGPQTLGPSDHRIWHSRGFQEQHRLSGLCTELSLTALSGHHSYPLLGQPETMKKLAWGNTVNKGTTYLWDLMTYSYNRRKTRLYVERTRTESGSCLTKANPLCDLREVDT; translated from the exons ATGTTTGGAAACCCATCGGGCCTGCCAGGAAAGTCTGTGTGTGATGCTGGGGGAGGACACAAGTCGCTTTCTTCCACAAAGAAAACTCTGGTTTTGGATACG GTGCAACTAAAAAGGGTGCCGATTgcggaagaaaagaaaaaaagagacagatggTCCAGGGACCTTACCCAGAGAGCAGGCTTTTCTTCACCAGCAAGCTATAAACTACAGCAAAGAGCACAGAGCTCCAGGTCCCAGGGAGTGCATCTGCTGAGAAACACTCCAGGAAGCAAAGCACCCTTGACAGGACCTCAAACTCTGGGTCCCAGTGACCATAGAATATGGCATTCAAGAGGCTTCCAGGAACAGCATCGGCTCTCTGGACTCTGCACCGAGTTATCCCTCACTGCCCTGAGTGGTCATCATTCGTATCCTCTTCTGGGACAACCTGAGACCATGAAGAAGCTTGCATGGGGGAATACTGTG AATAAAGGGACTACCTACCTCTGGGACCTCATGACCTACAGTTACAACAGAAGAAAGACAAGGCTGTATGTAGAAAGAACCAGGACTGAGTCTGGATCCTGCCTAACTAAAGCCAATCCACTGTGTGATCTTAGGGAAGTTGACACTTAG